The Diaminobutyricimonas aerilata nucleotide sequence TGCCGGCGGGCACCCGGATGCCCTCACTCGGCCGGATCTCGCCGAGGTCCCACATCGGCCGGTGCAGCACGGCGAAGCTCTCCACCCCGTCCGGTGCCGTCACCGGCTCGGGGAAGAAGACCGTGTCCTTGTTGTGGAACAGGTTGAGGTCCGCATCCAGCGCGTCGTCGTACGCGAACAGCGCGGGGCCGAGCCGACGCCAGGCGCGCAGGTCCTCCGAGACGGCGAGCGCCGTGCGCGGTCCGAGCGGACCGTACGCGACGTAGGTCATCACGTGCAGGCCCAGCCGCGGCACGAACGTCACCCGGGGGTCTTCGACGCCCGCGTTGTTCTCGCCGCGCTCCCATCCGCGATCCGGTTCGAGCACGATGCCCTCGCGCTCCACGCCGACCGGCACGCCGTTCTCGATGACGAGGCGACCGAGGCCCACCCGCGACACGTTGCCGCGCGCGACGAGCCGCGGCAGCAGGTACAGCTCGTCGCCGACACGACCGGTCGCGGGGTTGAGCACCCCCTCCGCCTCGAGCTCGTTGCCGGGCTCCGGCGTCATGATCACGCCCATGCGGGTGAGTGTGTAGGGCACGTTGGGGGTCGTCGACATGGTCAACCTTTCACTCCGG carries:
- a CDS encoding glycoside hydrolase family 130 protein encodes the protein MSTTPNVPYTLTRMGVIMTPEPGNELEAEGVLNPATGRVGDELYLLPRLVARGNVSRVGLGRLVIENGVPVGVEREGIVLEPDRGWERGENNAGVEDPRVTFVPRLGLHVMTYVAYGPLGPRTALAVSEDLRAWRRLGPALFAYDDALDADLNLFHNKDTVFFPEPVTAPDGVESFAVLHRPMWDLGEIRPSEGIRVPAGITDTRQSIWIAFVPVADVEKDLANLVHWRGSRLLAGPEFPFEEVKIGGGPAPLRVPEGWLLLHHGVTGVLARGTDQQQKVNYAAGAMLLDAQEPWRVLARTPEPLLAPETEEERSGIVPNVVFPTAIEEIEGAHYVFYGMADSKIGVARLDHT